GATGCTGCTGGCGCACGTGCAAGGCCAAGCCGTGCCGGTGGTGCCGCTACGCGAACTGTTGCACGTGGAAGGTGCCGAATCTCTGCCCCCCGCCGACAAAAGCCAGCTGCGGGGCCCCCAGCAGGTTCTGGTCGTTAACTACAACAATCGCCGCCTGGGCTTGGTCGTCGACCAATTCCTGCGCCAGCAGAGCATTGTGGTCAAGCCCCTGGGCAAGCCCTTGGACACCATTGATTTATTTGGCGGCGTGACGCTACTGGGCAGTGGGCAAGTGTGCCTGGTGCTGGACGTGCCCGCCCTAACCCGCTTGTTTGTTGCCCGCCGGGCGTAGTTTTTCGTACTGATCATTCTGTCCTCATCTTTCCCGCCAGACGTCTTAATTGCTTTAGATTAGTTCCAATATGAATTTATCAATGACCGAGCTGGAGCGCGACATTATCCGCGAAATTTTGAACATTGGACTGGCCCGCGCCGCCGATTCGTTCGCCGTGGTTGCGCAGGAAAAGGTGTTGCTAGAAGTGCCCAGCTTAGACCTGCTTGAAAGTGAGGATATTTTGCTGCGTGTGAATGAATACAGCGTTAAACATGCAGTGATTCAGTCCGATATCCGGGGCGATTTTACGGGCACTACGCTCATGTTCTTCTCTGGGCAGCACGTGCAGCGGTTGTCGCGGGTATGCTTGCGGATGCAGGTTGCCGATTCCATCCAAGTCAACGAATTGCAGGAATCGCTGCTGCTCGAAATTAGTAACATCATTACCGGGGCCCTAGTGACGCAATTGGCCAATATTCTGAAAGCCAGCATCTACGGGGCACCGCCGTGCACATTTAGCGGCGATACCACGGCTTTAATGAACCACCTGGTACCCAGTGAGTCGCTGCAACCGCTTATTTTCTCCATTATCACCCAGTTCTCCGACCACGGCAACTCGGTGGAACTGCCGCTGATGTTATTTTTTGACCGCGCCACGTTTGAGAAAATCCTCGATATCATCCGGGGCTACGATTTCTTGGGTAAGCAATTGGCCGGGGCCTGATTGCGCCGTGATGCAAAGCGCGGACCCTGCGCTCAACCCCCTACCGGTCAAACTTGCCCTTGCTTTTCTCAGGGCTTGGCGGCGACGCGCATCGCCACCTCCGTTTAATTCCACCCGGGCAGCAACGCGCGGAGCGTCAGCTTTGCGACATAGCGTATTTTGCTATTCACTGCCCCGTTCATTTGTATTCCGATGCTTGATTCCGGCTCCGCTGCCCGCGCCCGCAAAATTGCCCAGTTCGACCCCAACGCCCCCGGCGATGCCGAAGGGGGCCTTTTTGGCCTGCCTTTTGCGCCCGAAGACGCCCAAGTAGTGGTTGTGCCCGTGCCCTGGGAGGTGACTGTGAGCTACCGCGCCGGCACTGCACAGGGCCCCGCCGCTGTGCACGAAGCTTCCCTGCAAGTGGACCTTTACGACCCCGACCTGCCCAATGCCTGGCAGCTGGGCTTGGCCATGGAAGAAGCCGACGCCGAAGTGGCCGCCACCAGCGCCCGCCTGCGCCCCTTGGCGGCCGATTACATCGGCTGGCTGGAGGCCGGCGAGCCCACCGCTAACGCTGAGGCCATGCAGGCCGTGCCCGCTCTCGTGAACGCCGAAGGCGACAAGCTGCGCCAGTGGCTGGCCGCCAAAACCGGGGCCCTACTCGACGGGGGCCAGTCGGTAATGGTGCTCGGCGGCGACCACAGCACGCCGCTGGGCTTCCTGGATGCCTTAGCGGCTCGCCACCAGGAGTTTGCCATTCTGCAAATCGATGCGCACTGCGATTTGCGGCCAGCTTACGAGGGGTTCAAGTACTCGCACGCCAGTATTATGCACAACGCGCTGACGCTGCCGCAGGTGAAGAAACTGGTGCAAGTGGGCATCCGCGACTACTGCCAACAGGAGGCCGAGTTCATCGAGCAGTCGCACGGGCGGGTGGCGCTGTTCGGGCAGCGTTTCCTGAGCGAAGAGCGGTACGCCAAGAAGTCGTGGAAGAAAGTGTGCGGCAAAATCATTGCCCAGCTGCCGCCCAAGGTGTACATCAGCTTCGACATCGACGGCCTCGACCCCAAGCTGTGCCCCGGCACTGGCACGCCCGTGCCCGGGGGGCTGGAGTACGAGGAAGCCGCTTTTCTCATCCGTAGCATCGTGCGGGCCGGCATCACCATCATCGGGTGCGACCTCAACGAGGTGGCCCCCGGCGACACCGATTGGAACGGCATTGTGGGGGCCCGCCTGCTCTACCAAATGGCCAACTGGATGGCCGTGTCGCAGGGCCGCTTGGCTGCTCGAAAACACGAGTAGCATCGCCGCCGTAAAAGCAGCGTCACTCACCCCAATACCGCTTTCACCGCTTTTTTGCCATGCTCAGTTTTATCCTCAAATTTTTGCTCACGGCCGTGCTCGTGTACGGCCTGAGCCGCGTGCTGCCGGGCGTAACCCTCGACGGTGTGGGCTCGGCCGCCATTCTGGTCATCGTGTTGGGCATTCTCAACGCCATCGTCAAGCCTGTGCTGAGCCTATTGAGCTTGCCGATTACCATCCTCACCTTAGGTCTGTTCTCGCTGGTTATCAACGTCATCATTATCAAGCTGGCCGATTACCTGATGAGCAGCTTCGACGTGCACGGCTTCCTGAACGCGCTGCTGTTTAGCTTGGGCTTGGCTGTGGTGAACACCATCGTTGACGCCGTGCTTGATTAGCAAAACTGGCTAGCCCGCCCGCCAAACGCATGCTACACAAAAGCCCGCTCGGTTCCAAGCGGGCTTTTTAATGCCTCAATTACATACGAGCCGAGGCCTTACACTCGCCGAATGTCGGCGCCCAGTGCATTGAGGCGCTGGTCAATGAATTGGTAGCCGCGGTCAATTTGCTCCACGTTGAGGATAGTGCTGTTGCCTTCGGCGCTGAGCGCGGCGATGAGCAGCGCCACCCCGGCGCGGATATCGGGCGAGGTCATCGTGATGCCGCGCAGGCGCGTGCGCTGGTCGAGGCCGATGACGGTGGCGCGGTGCGGGTCGCAGAGAATGATTTGGGCCCCCATGTCGATGAGCTTGTCGACGAAGAACAGGCGGCTCTCAAACATCTTCTGGTGGATAAGCACCGTGCCCTTGGCCTGGCAAGCCACTACCAGCACAATGCTGAGCAGGTCGGGCGTGAAACCCGGCCAAGTGTGGTCGCTGACGGTGAGGATGGAGCCGTCGAGGTAGGTGTTGATTTCGTAGTGCGGCTGGGCGGGAATGTAGATGTCGTCGCCGCGAAACTCCAGCTGGATGCCCAGCTTGCGAAACGTGTCCGGAATCAGGCCCAGCTCGGAAATCTGGCAATCCTTGATGGTAATTTCGGAGCCCGTCATGGCCGCCAGGCCGATGAAAGAGCCGATTTCAATCATGTCGGGCAGCATGCGGTGCTCGGTGCCGCCCAAGCTTTCCACGCCTTCGATGGTGAGCAGGTTGGAGCCAATGCCCTGGATGTTAGCGCCCATGCGCACCAGCATGCGGCACAGCTGCTGCAAATAGGGCTCGCAGGCGGCATTGTAGATGGTGGTGGTGCCCTCGGCCAGCACGGCGGCCATCACGATGTTGGCCGTGCCGGTCACCGAGGCCTCGTCGAGCAGCATGTGGGTGCCCTTGAGCTTGCCGTCGGCCTTGATGCGGTAGAAGTCGGTGCCCTCGAGGGTGAGCTGACCGCCGAGCTTTTCGAGGCCCAGAAAGTGTGTGTCCATCGGCCGGCGGCCGATTTTATCGCCGCCCGGCTTGGGTAGCTGGCAGCGGCCGTAGCGCCCCAGCATGGGCCCCAGGATCATCACGGAGCCGCGCAGGGCCCCGGCTTGCCGCACAAACTCGGGCGAATCCATGTACTCCAGGTGCACGTCTTCGGCTTGGAAGCGGTAGGTGTCGGTGGCTAGCTTGCCCACCTTCACGCCCATGTCGCGCAGCAACTCGATGAGCTTGTTGACGTCGCGGATATCGGGGATGTTGCTGATGGTAACCGGCTCGGGGGTGAGCAACACTGCGCAGAGAATTTGCAGGGCTTCGTTTTTAGCACCTTGGGGCGTGATTTCGCCGCGGAGCGGCTGGCCGCCGCGCACTTCAAATGCAGCCATAAGTTTCGGGAAGGGGGTAAGCGGAGGTAAATAAAAAACCGCCCGGCTGGCGTAGGCCAACCCGGCGGCGTAAAAAGGCAAGCGGTTATTGCGGCGGCTGCTGGGGCTCTTGGCGGCCCTTTTTACCGTTTTTCTTGTTGCGTTTCGGGCCGTTGCCGAAGCTGTTGTTGCCGTAGCTGTTGCCGCTGGGGGCCCCGGGACGGCGCGGCTGGTTAGCCTGCGCCGCGAAGGGCGCGCGGCTGCTGCCACTGGCATTGCCGCCCGTGCCGGGGGCCACGCCGGGGCCCATCTCAAACAGGTCCTCCTGATCCACCATGGCCGGGTCCAGCTTCAACTGGCCGTTCGATAGCTCGCTGAGGTGGCGGATGATGGTGGCGTCCTTGGCGTTTTCCTTGTTGTGCTGGCGAAACAGAAACTTCATGGTGCGCCCAATCTGGATAGCTGCCTGCTCGCGCTCGGCGGGGCTTTCCAGCGTCAGCGCCTTAACGATGAGGGCTTCAATAGCACGTCCGTAAGCGCGCAGGCGCGGGGGCTGGCGCGGGTAGGGCACGGGCTTGGGGCGCGTTACGCGCAGGCTCACTGGGCGCAGGGGCACGGGGGCCTCCAGCTCCACTTCCTCGCCCAGCAGCGCCGAGAGGTGGCTCCAGAGGCGGGTTTGGATGTCGGGCTGGTCGCGCAGCGTGGGCTTGAGGCGCAGGATGAGCTGCACTATTTGGGCGGCGCGGCGGGTGCGCTCGGCCACGTCCTCCACCTGGCGCAGGCCCTGGATGAGCTGGTAGGTGCTTTGCCCGTACTCGCGCACCAGCAGCTGCAAGTGGAAGGGCAGGGATTGAAACTCGTTCATAGTAACTGAGAAGCAGAAAATGGGGACGGACAGCGGTGCAAAACCCGCCGGGAGCCTAGCCGGCCTAAAGGTAAGCGCCGGCCTTGTAGAACGGAGTGGCACTCCGTTTAGGGTAATATTTCCCGGTGAAAGGCCATGTAGGGCCCCGGGCTGACGGCAACGGAGTGCCACTCCGTTTTACAAATGGATGCGCAGCTTGGCGAAGCTCAGCAGCAGCACCTTTTCGCCCACTTCCTCGAAGTCGATGGTGGCCTTGGCGCCGGCGGGCTCTTTTTCCAGCAGGCGCACCACGCCGAAGCCAAACTTGGGGTGCTCCACGCGCTGGCCGGCCACCAGGTTTTTGGTATCGGAAGGGGCAAAGTCGGGCGGGGCCACGTACTTGGTGGCCGCCACTTTGCGCGGCAGCACCGGCACCAGGTTCGAGCGCCGCTCGAACACGTGCTGGAACGGCTGCTCGCCCGCGCCGGGGCCCCCGCCAGAGGCAAACTTGAAGTGCACGAAGGCCGGGTCAATTTCGTCCAAAAAGCGGCTTTTTTCGGCGCTGCGCAGGTTGCCCCACTGGTAGCGCGAGGTGGCGTAGCTCAGCGTCAGCTTCTTTTCGGCCCGCGTGATGGCCACGTAAAACAGCCGCCGCTCCTCCTCCAGGTCGGCCCGCGAGGTAATCATCATCTGGCTCGGAAACAGGTTTTCCTCCATGCCCACAATGAATACGTTGCGAAATTCCAGGCCCTTGGCCGAGTGGATGGTCATCAGCGTCACGGCCTCGCCCTCCTGGGCGGCGTCCTTCAGGTCGGAGTCCGTCACGAGCGCAATGTCTTGCAGGAAGGCTCCTAGGCTCTTATCCTCGCGCTCAGGGTCGTCCACGTACTCCTTGATACCGTTGAGCAGCTCCTGGATGTTCTCGTAGCGCGAGAGGCCCTCGATGCTCTTGTCCGAGTACAGCTCCTCGATCATTCCCGAGTTTTTGGCGATGAACTTGGCGGACTCAAACGCATCCTCGCGGGCCGCTAAGGCCGTGTAGGCCTTGATGTTCTCGGCGAAGGTGACGACTGGGTTGGAGATGCGGGCGGCCACGAACTGGTCGGCGTTGCTCACCACTTCCCACAGGCTGTGGTTGGCCGCCTCGGCGGTGGCCACCAGCTTGCTGACGGTGGTGTCGCCGATGCCGCGCTTGGGGTAGTTGATGACGCGGCGCAAGGCCTGCTCGTCGTTCTGGTTCACCGTCAGGCGCAGGTAGGCCACCAGGTCCTTGATTTCCTTGCGCTGGTAAAAACTCAGGCCCCCCACAATTTTGTAGCGGATGTTGAGCTTGCGCAGGGCCTCTTCCATGGCCCGGCTCTGGGCGTTGGTGCGGTAGAGGATGGCAAAGTTGTCGTACGACAAGTGCCCGTTCATCTTGTCCTCGAAGATGGTGGTGGCCACCAGCTTACCTTCTTCGTTGTCGGACGCCGCTTTGATAACTTCAATCAGCGTGCCTTCCTCGTTCTCCGAAAACACGTCCTTGCGCAGCTGCGCCTGGTTGTTTTTGATGACCGAGTTGGCCGCCTTCACGATGTTCTGGGTGGAGCGGTAGTTCTGCTCCAGCTTGAACACTTTCAGCTCGGGGTAGTCCTTCTCGAAGTTGAGAATGTTGGTGATGTCGGCCCCGCGGAAGGCATAGATGCTCTGCGCGTCGTCGCCTACCACGCAGATATTCCGCTCCTTAGCCGCCAGCTTGCGGGTGATGAGGTACTGCGAGTAGTTGGTGTCCTGGTACTCGTCCACCATCACGAACCGGAACATGTTCTGGTACTTGTTCAGCACGTCGGCGTGCTCCCGAAACAGCACGTTGGTGTTGAAGAGCAGGTCGTCGAAGTCCATGGCGCCGGCCTTGAAGCAGCGCTGCTGGTACTGCTGGTAGAGCACCCCGATTTTGGGCCGCAGCGCCGCCTCGTCGTCGGCCTTGATGGCGGCGTCGCTCAGGTACTGGTTCACCGAAATCAGCTTGTTCTTGGCCGCCGAGATGCGGCCCAGCACGAGGCCCGGCTTATACAGCTTGTCGTCCAGCTCCAGCTCCTTGATAATCTGGCCGATGAGCGTCTTGGTGTCCTGGGTGTCGTAGATGGTGAAGCTGCGCGGGTAGCCGATTTTGTCGGCCTCCGAGCGCAGGATTTTGGCGAACACCGAGTGGAAGGTGCCCATCCACAGGCTGCGGGCGTTGGGGCCCACTACCTTTTCCACGCGGGCGCGCATCTCCTTGGCGGCCTTGTTGGTGAAGGTGAGGGCCAGGATATTGAACGGGCTCACGCCTTGTTCGAGCAGGTGGGCAATGCGGTAGGTGAGCACCCGGGTTTTGCCCGAGCCCGCCCCGGCGATGATCATGCAGGGGCCCTCGGTTTGCATCACCGCGCCGGCCTGGGAGGGGTTGAGCAGGGAAAGATAATCTAATGCCATCGGTAGAGAACCGCCGATTTGGCGGTAGTTACAAAGGTAACCCCGGGGCCCGGGGGCCGCAACCCGCCCGCGCCGGCGGGGCGGTATCTTTGCGGTATGATTATTATCCAGCAAACCGTTATTTCCGACGACCTCGCCGACAACTTTTTCGTCTGCAACCTGGAGGCGTGCAAAGGCGCCTGCTGCGTAGAGGGCGACCTGGGGGCCCCACTGGAGGAAGCCGAGCTAAAGATTCTGGAAACGGAATACGAAAACATCAAGCCGTTCCTCACCGAAGCCGGCCGCCAGGCCATTGCCGAGCAGGGCCTCTACATCAAGGATTGGGAGGACGACTACAGCACAACCACAATCGGTGACCGAGAGTGCGCTTACGCACTTTATGATGGCAAAGGCATCCTCAAATGCGGTATCGAGGAAGCGTACCTGGCCGGGGCCACCACGTTCAAAAAGCCCATCAGCTGCCACCTGTACCCGATCCGAATCACGAAGTACGAAGAATTCGAGGCCCTGAACTACGACCGCTGGAACATCTGCTCACCGGCCTGCGCGTACGGCGCCAACCTGGGCGTGCGGGTGTACCAGTTCCTGAAAGACCCGCTGATTCGCAAGTACGGCGAGGACTGGTACAACGAGCTGGACCGCGAAGTGGAGAGCCAATTGGGGACGAAGTAGACTAGCTTTTTAGGATAAGGCAAGGCCGTCATGCTGAGCGCAGCCGAAGCATATCTATCGCGCAAGTAATAATTACTGCTGCTAGAGAGATGCTTCGGCTGCGCTCAGCATGACGGCCTTGCTTCGTAAGGGAGGGCTAGATTTAGGGCCCCAGCTACACCGGTACCACGTGCAGTACGTCCTGGCTGCGCTGGCGCACGGCGGCGCACAGGGTAGTGTTGTCGGCCAGCTTTTGGCCGAAGGAGGGTACGAGCTGGCGGAACTTGGCCTGCCACTCGGGCGTGGCGGCTTGCTCGGGGAAGCAGCGCTGCACGAGGTCGAGCATGATGGCCACGGCGGTGCTGGCCCCGGGCGAGGCCCCCAGCAGCGCGGCGATGGAGCCGTCGGCAGCCGTCACCACTTCGGTGCCGAACTCCAGCACGCCGCCTTGCTTCTTGTCTTTCTTGATTACCTGCACGCGCTGGCCGGCCACGG
This genomic stretch from Hymenobacter sp. PAMC 26628 harbors:
- the murA gene encoding UDP-N-acetylglucosamine 1-carboxyvinyltransferase — translated: MAAFEVRGGQPLRGEITPQGAKNEALQILCAVLLTPEPVTISNIPDIRDVNKLIELLRDMGVKVGKLATDTYRFQAEDVHLEYMDSPEFVRQAGALRGSVMILGPMLGRYGRCQLPKPGGDKIGRRPMDTHFLGLEKLGGQLTLEGTDFYRIKADGKLKGTHMLLDEASVTGTANIVMAAVLAEGTTTIYNAACEPYLQQLCRMLVRMGANIQGIGSNLLTIEGVESLGGTEHRMLPDMIEIGSFIGLAAMTGSEITIKDCQISELGLIPDTFRKLGIQLEFRGDDIYIPAQPHYEINTYLDGSILTVSDHTWPGFTPDLLSIVLVVACQAKGTVLIHQKMFESRLFFVDKLIDMGAQIILCDPHRATVIGLDQRTRLRGITMTSPDIRAGVALLIAALSAEGNSTILNVEQIDRGYQFIDQRLNALGADIRRV
- a CDS encoding DUF4290 domain-containing protein, with translation MNEFQSLPFHLQLLVREYGQSTYQLIQGLRQVEDVAERTRRAAQIVQLILRLKPTLRDQPDIQTRLWSHLSALLGEEVELEAPVPLRPVSLRVTRPKPVPYPRQPPRLRAYGRAIEALIVKALTLESPAEREQAAIQIGRTMKFLFRQHNKENAKDATIIRHLSELSNGQLKLDPAMVDQEDLFEMGPGVAPGTGGNASGSSRAPFAAQANQPRRPGAPSGNSYGNNSFGNGPKRNKKNGKKGRQEPQQPPQ
- a CDS encoding chemotaxis protein CheC, with translation MNLSMTELERDIIREILNIGLARAADSFAVVAQEKVLLEVPSLDLLESEDILLRVNEYSVKHAVIQSDIRGDFTGTTLMFFSGQHVQRLSRVCLRMQVADSIQVNELQESLLLEISNIITGALVTQLANILKASIYGAPPCTFSGDTTALMNHLVPSESLQPLIFSIITQFSDHGNSVELPLMLFFDRATFEKILDIIRGYDFLGKQLAGA
- a CDS encoding DUF3109 family protein encodes the protein MIIIQQTVISDDLADNFFVCNLEACKGACCVEGDLGAPLEEAELKILETEYENIKPFLTEAGRQAIAEQGLYIKDWEDDYSTTTIGDRECAYALYDGKGILKCGIEEAYLAGATTFKKPISCHLYPIRITKYEEFEALNYDRWNICSPACAYGANLGVRVYQFLKDPLIRKYGEDWYNELDREVESQLGTK
- a CDS encoding agmatinase family protein — translated: MLDSGSAARARKIAQFDPNAPGDAEGGLFGLPFAPEDAQVVVVPVPWEVTVSYRAGTAQGPAAVHEASLQVDLYDPDLPNAWQLGLAMEEADAEVAATSARLRPLAADYIGWLEAGEPTANAEAMQAVPALVNAEGDKLRQWLAAKTGALLDGGQSVMVLGGDHSTPLGFLDALAARHQEFAILQIDAHCDLRPAYEGFKYSHASIMHNALTLPQVKKLVQVGIRDYCQQEAEFIEQSHGRVALFGQRFLSEERYAKKSWKKVCGKIIAQLPPKVYISFDIDGLDPKLCPGTGTPVPGGLEYEEAAFLIRSIVRAGITIIGCDLNEVAPGDTDWNGIVGARLLYQMANWMAVSQGRLAARKHE
- a CDS encoding phage holin family protein, producing the protein MLSFILKFLLTAVLVYGLSRVLPGVTLDGVGSAAILVIVLGILNAIVKPVLSLLSLPITILTLGLFSLVINVIIIKLADYLMSSFDVHGFLNALLFSLGLAVVNTIVDAVLD
- a CDS encoding ATP-dependent helicase; its protein translation is MALDYLSLLNPSQAGAVMQTEGPCMIIAGAGSGKTRVLTYRIAHLLEQGVSPFNILALTFTNKAAKEMRARVEKVVGPNARSLWMGTFHSVFAKILRSEADKIGYPRSFTIYDTQDTKTLIGQIIKELELDDKLYKPGLVLGRISAAKNKLISVNQYLSDAAIKADDEAALRPKIGVLYQQYQQRCFKAGAMDFDDLLFNTNVLFREHADVLNKYQNMFRFVMVDEYQDTNYSQYLITRKLAAKERNICVVGDDAQSIYAFRGADITNILNFEKDYPELKVFKLEQNYRSTQNIVKAANSVIKNNQAQLRKDVFSENEEGTLIEVIKAASDNEEGKLVATTIFEDKMNGHLSYDNFAILYRTNAQSRAMEEALRKLNIRYKIVGGLSFYQRKEIKDLVAYLRLTVNQNDEQALRRVINYPKRGIGDTTVSKLVATAEAANHSLWEVVSNADQFVAARISNPVVTFAENIKAYTALAAREDAFESAKFIAKNSGMIEELYSDKSIEGLSRYENIQELLNGIKEYVDDPEREDKSLGAFLQDIALVTDSDLKDAAQEGEAVTLMTIHSAKGLEFRNVFIVGMEENLFPSQMMITSRADLEEERRLFYVAITRAEKKLTLSYATSRYQWGNLRSAEKSRFLDEIDPAFVHFKFASGGGPGAGEQPFQHVFERRSNLVPVLPRKVAATKYVAPPDFAPSDTKNLVAGQRVEHPKFGFGVVRLLEKEPAGAKATIDFEEVGEKVLLLSFAKLRIHL